The Microtus pennsylvanicus isolate mMicPen1 chromosome 14, mMicPen1.hap1, whole genome shotgun sequence DNA window TGTGTTCATACAGAACATTTTCTCCACAGCATCCCCTAGTTTCTAAAGAGGGTTACATAAGCACCCGCCTAGACCAACACTGGATATTGCCTCAAATATGccctaaatcagtggttctcaacctgtgagtcacgaTATTTATATGATCAATAATAACAGTTGcaaaatttacagttatgaaatagcaaaaaaataattttatggtttgtggTCATCACaccataaggaactgtattaaagggttgcagcattgggtaggttgagaatcactgtcctAAATTCTGGGGATCCTGGGATAGTGTTAGTATCTTTTCTCCATGATATACTCAGTGCCTAGCACACCTGTACAGCCAATGGAGCCTTGGACACTctgtatgattaaaaaaaaccaacaactaagtcaagaagaataaagaaaaattaaaaataaaatggaaggggaggagggagaaaggaaggaaggaaggaaggaaggaaggaaggaaggaaggaaggaaggaaggaaagagagagggagggaagggaagggagagaggaagagaggggaagaaaaagataaagatggAAAGATGAGAAGAGAatcaaaaggaggaagaagagggagggagtgaatgaagaaggaggaaaggagggaaaggaggaagggaagaagatggGAGGAAGGCTGGATTGCAGGATCTATTTTCCAGCTGGAGTCCCAGTtgtccccctttcccctcttctctgcagCACAGTGAGGGATAGATAAGTCATGGGTGGTGGCGTCACTGTAAGCTCTGGGGATGATGCTCTCATCTACCAAGAAAACTAATGTGTCCCCATCTTCTTTTCAGATGATGGGGCCagtgtggctgtggctgctggTAGCCGAGGTCCTGCTCCCTGTTCATTGTCAGCCATTTTCTCCCCATGGAGAGAAGAGTCTGGGGGTGCCTCAACCAGCCAGCCACCAGCTCCTGGAGCCAGCACCTGCCTATGGCAAGGTCACACCCACCATCACTAATTTTGCTTTGCGTCTCTACAAACAGCTAGCAGAGGACGTCCCTGGAAACATCCTCTTCTCCCCCGTGAGCCTCTCTAGCATCCTggctcttctctctcttgggGCACCTGCTGACACCCAAATTCAGATTCTGGAGAGCCTGGGCTTCAACCTCACGGAGACCCCAGCAGCTGACGTCCACCGGGGCTTCCAGAGCCTCCTGCACACACTTGACCTGCCCAGCCCCAAACTGGAACTGAAAGTGGGGCATTCCCTGTTCTTAGACAGGCAGCTGAAGCCTCAGCAGCGCTTTCTGGACAGTGCCAAGGAGCTGTATGGAGCACTGGCTTTTTCTGCCAACTTCACGGATGCAGCTGCCACAGGGCAGCAGATCAACGACCTGGTGAGGAAGCAGACCTATGGGCAGGTGGTGGACTCTCTCCCGGAGTTTGGCCCTGACACCGTCATGGTTCTCTTGAACTACATCTTCTTCAAAGGTGAGACTTCTCTAACAGAACTattgctctctctgctctctctgctcaAGTAAGTGGTCTGTTTGCGGGGCTGGCCAGGCTCCTGCCTTTCGTGGAAATGATAGTTCCCCTACCCTTGTGTAGATCATGTCCCCTGTAGATTGGAACTCAGGAAAGAGAAAGCACAGCTCAGAGGAACAGTGTAAGCATGGGCCATATAACTCTCAACAGAGACCCTGGCCTGCATTAAGGCATACATCCCAGAAAGGGGGCATCTGTTTTAGCATGGCGGCACATTCCTGCAagcccagcattcgggaggctgGGGAAAGAGCGTTCCAATTGGATATGAGCCTGGATTATATAGCGAGACCTTAcctcaaatgaataaatgaaaaaaaaaagaatcaatgaatgaaCGAATAAATGGAGGGCCAAGGAGACGGCTCCATGAGTACATGATCCTctagcctcagcttcctgagggcTGACATTACAGGTGTGGGCCCCCATCCCCAGCTTGAAGTTCTTCACAGATGCTGAGCCATCTGGTCAAACGCTTGCTTTCGCGTTCCCACATAACCTGAGCAGTGCTGTCAGAATCAGGCTGCCAGTCCCAGTCACATCCCTCAGGGCCCTGGAGATCAGGGTGTGTTAATCAACCCATGCCTACCAAGTTACTAAAAACGCACTCTTCTTACTCATTTCTGATGATGTAAGTCTTAAGAGGTAGttcttcaggggctggagagatgactcaatggttaggactactggctgctctcctagaggacctggattcaattcctggcaccAGCTCATGGCTGTAATGCCATGttcagggggatctgatgcccactttgtgcctccatgggcactgcacatacatagTGACTAGACATACAGGTGctaaatactcatacacataaaataaaaacacatttttctttttttttgtcagtatgttcttcttttttttaaatttatttatttattaaagatttctgcctcctccccgccacagcctcccatttccctccccctcccccaatcaagtccctcatcagcccgaagatcaatcagggttccctgacctgtgggaagtccaagggccacccacctccatccaggtctagtaaggtgagcatcccaacttcctaggctcccacaaagccagtacgtgcagtaggatcaaaaacccactgccattgtttttgagttctcagtagtcctcattgtccactatgttcagagagtccggttttatcccatgctttttcagacccaggccagctggccttggtgagttcccgatagaacatccccattgtctcagtgtgtgggtgcacccctcacggtcctgagttccttgcttgtgctctctctccttctgctcctgatttggaccttgagatttcagtctggtgctccagtgaaAACACATCTTTCTTAAAGGAGAGAAATCAGGCTTTGTACAAGGAAGGCAGGGCCACCCCATGTCTGCTTTGTAGGCAAATTCTCTCAGTGCAGTGTAACCAtgggtcactgagttcggacccTAAGGACACAAGTTCACCCTGGCTTTGGGTCCTGCTACTTCTGACCCATTCCAGAGGACATCACCACCCTGCATGACCTTGTGGAGGGAGGTCTCCCTGAATGGCTGCCTTGCCCATGTGTTCATTTGTACCCTCAGCCAAATGGAAGCATCCCTTTGATCGCTACCAGACCCGGAAGCAAGAGAACTTCTCCCGGGACCAGAGGACGGCACTCCGCATCCCAATGATGCGGCAGAAGGAAATGCACAGGTTCCTGTATGACCAGGAGGCATCATGCACTGTCCTTCAGATCGAGTACAGCGGCACTGCCCTGCTGCTGCTGGTCCTCCCTGACCCTGGGAAGATGCAGCAGGTAGAGGCTGCCCTCCAACCAGAGACGCTGAGAAGGTGGAGCCAGAGGTTCCTGCCCAGGTGAGTGCCCCAACGTGTTGTCTATCCTTGCTCAAGAGCTGGGGCAAGTTTGATCAATCCAGCCCCAAGATCTATCTGCTGGTTTGCCTCACCATCTCACCCTCGACTTCACATTGATTTCCCCGTGTCTTTGGGTCCCAGACTTCCTCGAGTGTTCAAGCAAGAACACGGTACCTGCTGCATGGCAGTGAGGGTGGAGACGAATGGAGACAGTAATTGAGTTCTTAGGCTGTTACTAGGATCTGAGTGCTCTCTGGGCTGACTTTATTATCCCTCCTTGGGATCCTtctgaccccccaaccataaaattattttttgttgctactccaaaactgtaattttgctaccgttatgaatcataatgtaaacaatTTTTGGAACTAGAGGTTTGCAAacaggacccacaggttgagaaccactgctctagatgcTTGCAGCAGCCCTGAGGGTGGGCATCCCCATGCCATTTTCCAGGAAAGCTCAGGCAGGTGGAGGAAGGTAATGGAGGCTTGCATTGGGGCAGTGTCAGTAAATGCAGTTAGCGTACAGTTGGGGAACTGAGTCAGAAGCACCTGCAGATGAGTCGGATATAGAGGTGGGAAGTATAAATGGTATTTTATTTACTCTACCTGGTGTCACGTGGATTCAATCAGTGGAGCCTTGGGAAACTCTGGCTAGTGTCTGGCACTTAAAAAGCTCTCCGCAAACCCAGGGAAGATGATGAAGACAGACGCCTCTGCCAGGGAACTTCTTAGAACCAGCCATGAGTCACTGTGAGGTCTGCATGGTCTACATAGAGGAAGATTTGGGTTGGCATAGGTTGTGGAATACTCTACCATCATAAATGACGTCATAGGAAGACTGATTGTCCCACAAGCTGGGGGACCCTGTTCTTTCTCAGGGCCCAGGCTGTGACACACAACAGGACGGTGCCTTTTCTCTGATTCCCTCTCTAGTCTGCTGGATTTGCACCTGCCAAGGTTCTCAATTTCTGCATCCTACAACCTGGAAGAGATCCTGCCCCTCATTGGTCTCAGCAACATGTTTGACATGGAAGCTGACCTATCAGGAATCATGGGGCAACTCAACAGAACTGTCTCCAGGGTAAGGCAGGGAGTGTGGATGTGGGGAGGTTGATGTTTCTCTTCCCACATGAAGTGTATTGGGAACCAAAGTCCCCAGTCTCTTCCCTTGACTGACTTTTCAACACACAGTCTTTACAGATTCTATTCATGGACAACTCCATTTCATCTTCCCTTCCCGAGATCCACACTAGTCAGGGTGGTAGTGTAGGGTTCTAAGTAGAATGGAACTCATTGAACAGTAATCATCTGGTCATCCACAGAGCCAGAATGATGCCAGGTTAgtggcagcattttttttttgtttcaaatacTTTCTCTTTGGGTACCAGGAACTCTGTCTTTGTCATAGCTGTAGAAAGTGATATAGTATGAACAGGAGGTGCAGTAGTCAGCATTGCTACATAACAAGCATCCCCCACATCCCAACGCATTGTCATAACAGAGACTTATTGTGAGAATTCCTTCCCAGAGGAGATGTAAGCAATGTCTATCCTTTCTTCATTAGGtcccacaacagaccaaagtacagTTCCATCCAAGTTCATCTTGGGGAGCCTTTGAGTTCATTAGGCTTACTTATAGGGCACGGGTGAGGGGCTACTGGCAGGAGAATAGGTGACCCCAAGTCAGCTTTCTTCACTCAGCACAGACAGAGTCCTTCTTCCATCAGTCTTCCTCACCATTTACTCTTTTCAGGATGCTGACCCACATGAAAATAGAACAGAATTGTGTACAAATGGCTGACAGGAGCCCCTGGACACTCAGGTGTGGGCTGATGACTCATCTCCACCCCCTCCTTCTGTGAGGGAATGTCAACAGTTGTGGTGGACACTTGTAGGCACGCAAAACACTCTGCTAAAGATGACAGCGTCTTTGCTCAACCCATCTCTAGCGGGCAGTGCCTCCTAGAAGCAGCTGGCTGGTTAAAGAGCTGCTCCCTCTGACTTCTTCCAGGACAGGAGTTAAAGGACAATCCCTCtctcagaggagaaaaggaggacaaGAGAAACACCCAGCGACTCTTAACTCTCCCATCCTCCACAGGCCTGTGCAACAGCCACTGATTAAAACAGGGATCCTGTGCAGGCAGTGGGAAAGGGCTGGGTCCTCTCCTGATGGACGACACCACAAGCCAGGTGGAATGGGCAAGGATTTGTAGCCCTTGAACAGAAAGGGTAGCCTTTCCCAGGAGGGAAGGTGGCCAAGGCCCTTCCCAGAGCTCAGCTTGGTTTACGTTAGTGGTGTTCACTACCATTGGGATTTCTGTTAGGACCTTGTGAGGAATGGACTCTGTCTTGTCTTTAGGAGGGACCAGCTAAGAACTGAATGCACGACCCTGGCAGCAGGGATGCGATACATGTATAAGTGTGCCTGCACATGCatggcaatgtgtgtgtgtgtgtgcgtgtggaccTGTGTGGGGTGAGGTGGTGGACTAGAAGAAAACGAAAGATTTCTAAGAACTTCACACAGTGGCCGTGCATAACTCAGTGGCCTTTCAAGACCCTTTTTTGGAGATAAAAGAACTCATCAAGGCCCTTTCCCCAACTTTTTCTGGAATCTGAGTCCTTTCTTGTTAGGCAGTTGTGTAAAATGAGACTTTAAATGTTCTGTGCTTAGGGCAGCGTGGGGCCGTGttccatctttctcctttagAACCCGCTATTGGCCACAAGCCATCTTTAAGATGGGGGGAGGAGTTTAGAGGGGGTAGGCAAAGTTCAAAGGAGCCTGTGCCCTGTGTGCGTGCTGGATTTGAGCCACCCGGCACTTAGCTCCTCAGCGGGGCCAAGGCTGCCTCATGTCAGGGTGCTGGGCCTAGGGAGGGGAGTCAGTACAGAGGCAGGGGGTGACACACAGAACTGGGGCTGTTTCTTAGGCAGGCTCTAACCTCTGCCCTCAAACCATGGATGAGTGCTGACTCAGTCTGTCCTCTCTCCTAGGTGTCACACAAGGCTGCAGTGGACATGAACGAGAAGGGAACTGAGGCCTCCGCTGCCTCTGGCCTTCTTTCCCAGCCGGTGCCCCTGAACATGACATCGGCCCCACACGGCCACGCCCATTTCAACAGGCCCTTCCTGCTCCTTCTCTGGGAGGTGTACACTCAGAGTCTGCTCTTCCTGGGGAAAGTGGTCAATCCAGctgctgtgtgactgtggtggGAGGCACAGTATGGCTACCGGGCTGCACTGCAGGACCCTCCGGAGCAGGCttcctttgggccaccaaccagctcccaaataaagacacggagacttaatattagttatgaatgcccaatCTTAGCTTATACTTGTCCtgctggctcttataacttacttTGTTTCTCCCATTTACATTTGcctcaggttttattttttttaacctttctttcattctgtatgtcttactccACTGcttactccatgtctggctggtagATGTCTGGCTAGGTGTCTCCCTAGAGTTTCTgcctcattctcttctcccttctttcccagcCTAGCTTatttcctcctacttattctccctGCTATTGGCTCtccagttttttattaaaccaatcagatgtCTTAGGCAGGCGAAGCAACGTATCTTTACAccattaagcaaatgcagcataacaGATGTAACATATCCTTGCATCGTTAAAAGTACTATTCCACAACACCCCTGTTCTAATAAAGCTGAGTTTGGCTGTGAAGTCATGTGAGTCATGCTTGCAGGAGGGCAATGTCCAGGGCAGCTTCTAGTCATTCCCTCTGTGACCTTTACAACCCCCCCTCTTCCATTGCAGACATTTGCTGAGTTACCTTAGGGTCAGGGAATACCTAGGACACGCAGAGAAAGAGCAAGCTTCTGTCTTCACAGCCTCGAACCTGGGCTTGAACCAAGTGATGTCCCCCTGCAGTGTCATCTGGAGGGGAAGCTAGACCTAGGGAAGGGATTTCAAATCATGAAGAAAAAGGGTGGGAGAATGGACCAGCTTCGTCATCAATCCAACAGCAGAATTCAAAAGGCAGCAAAACAGCGTCAGAGGCAAGGGTTGCCCAAGGACAAAGAGGATGGGGTGGGATGTAGGGCAAAATCTCCTTCAGTGGGATGAACTTGGGAGCtttattcctgtgtgtgtctatgcgtgcacacacacatgcacacgcacgtgcacgtgcatatatataattttaaatctaGGATCTGTGTGTAAGGGAAAcatggcatttgtctttctattCTACCTAGTTCTCTTCAACAGCCATGAATTTCCAGTGTCAAGCATTTTCTGCAAACGTCGtggtttcacttttctttatagcTGCATAGAACGGCACTGAGCTATGTACCACCCCtcctccacccatccatcctctgagggacatctaggctggCTGCACATCCCAGCTTTTGTGTGCAGAGCAGTGACAAACCCAGAGGCACAACACTGACGTTTTATCCTACGGGTCTGCGCTGTTAGACAAAAATCCTAAcccaaagtcctgagttcagttctggaCAGCCAGAGGGAATATTGGAAAAAGGCTTGGGTTGCTGAGCGGTGAATGATACCTGAGCAGCCTGAGCTGGGAAGTGCCTGCCTTCTGTTTTGTCTGCAGCAAGATTAATAAGATCAATGGGCAATATTGCCGGTTCACTTCATATTTGAGGGGAAAGGTATTTCTTAAAGTAATTTAGAGGCCTCAGATAAGAGGAGTCCCCTTttatctagagcagtggttctcaacctttctgatCCCATGACCCTCCTAATATTGTGGTGatcccccaatcataaaattattttcgttgctacttcataactgcaatttttttACTGAtgagaatcataatgtaaatatcttaggCAATCCCTCTGAAAAGGTTGTTTGACTCTGaaggggctgtgacccacaggttgagaatcaaaTGATCTAAACCGAGGTATTGGGAGGGGAAGATGTTGATCCCACACCTACCTGCCCATCATCAAAGGCTCATACTGCCCCCTGCCGGTTATAGAAGGTCATTGGCACATCTTGGAATCTAGCCATCTAGTTGGTGCACCCCTAGGTTAGTTGGACAGAGGATTCCTTGTAAAATGATAGGGTTGCCAAATATGATACAGTTTGCTGAAATTTAGGTACGCCAAATAAGTTTTTTATGTAAGAATTCACCATGAAATATTTGGACCATATTTATACtaaaacatttacttttcttGTTCACTCCTCTAATTAGTAAGTTGTCTTACGTTTTTACAGAGGCATAGAGAGGGGCCCCTGGGTCAACACTCCTTGATGTTTAGCCTCAGAATGAAGTCACATGGGACTGAAGGGCAGGCTGGTCCCTCCTCGGGGCAGAACATGAAGCCAACAACAGAAGGGAACAAATAAAGCACTGTTCAGAAGTGAGGCCATTTCTGAGACACCACTGCCTCCCCTGAGAAGCAAACACCAGAGATGCCCAGAACCACAGAGAGCATCACAAACACATCTGTGTTCCCTTGGCAGTAAATTACACTTCCCTTCCCGGATAAGGCTATTTTCAACATGAAGGGGCAGGCAGCTCCTGTGAAGGTCTTTGGGGAAGGGGCAGGGTGAGGCAGAGGTCCTGAAACCACTAAAGGGCTAGGGAGTCTCCAGGGAGCGCCGTGGGCAGCCGAAGGCACTGCTGGAGAGTTTATTCCTGTCAGTCTTTAAGAAATAATGACGTTGGGACATTTTAGATATTGTCTCTACTGTTTGTACAGGAGGATTATTAGTGTAGtgaatcagaaaagcaaacaccTAAGACAGTAGGTCCTCGTCATGCTTTAGTCCAGGTTTGGCCGTGTCCACTGCTCCTGCCTTGACAAGACTGACTTCCACGGCAGTGGAATTTCCTCCTAGTGAGGTGGTCTGAACAGTGATGTGTCCTTCAGGGCCTTCCCGAGGACAAACTCCCTCAGACCCCGATGAGGATGACATCTGGACTCTGCCTTAAGACGAGTCTACAGTGAGGAAGGAGAGCAAGAGGGGCCTCTTGTGCCAGAGGGGAGTTCATGGCCCTCAGAAAGCAAGGGCACAGTATCCTGATGGTGACAGGGAGAGGACAGGGGGAAAGCTAACACGTGAAAGACCTCATTTGCAGTGAAGGCCACATGCCCAGTGCTCACCACTTCATGCacaattctcttttatttctttattgtttcttctaggtgttttgttgttgttgttgactctGTTCACTGTACACAGTATTGGTTTAATATAGACAGTGTTTTTGAGCACATCAAATGCATTGACCGCATTCACCCCTCCTACCCTTTCTCTATAGTCTCCTCTTCCTTATTCCCCCActagtctcctctctctctctttctctctctctctctcgtctccaTTCTGTTTTTATGGCATATATGATTCACAATATATTTAtatgattttatgtatgtataaaaatCCTAGGACAcacaaatgacagaaaatatatttaatatacttGTCTTACTGAGTCTGGGTTTTTTCTCCTAAAATATTAATCTCCAGTTGCACCCATTTTTTAGCAAATGACATCATTTCACAGTTCTTCAGTAATGAATAAAACTCCATTCTGTGTCATCTGTGGCCCGGTACCTGAGCTGATTCTGTCACTTGGCTACTGTAAATTGTATAGGAAATAAAGAGATACTCCAAGTGT harbors:
- the LOC142834823 gene encoding serpin A11 translates to MMGPVWLWLLVAEVLLPVHCQPFSPHGEKSLGVPQPASHQLLEPAPAYGKVTPTITNFALRLYKQLAEDVPGNILFSPVSLSSILALLSLGAPADTQIQILESLGFNLTETPAADVHRGFQSLLHTLDLPSPKLELKVGHSLFLDRQLKPQQRFLDSAKELYGALAFSANFTDAAATGQQINDLVRKQTYGQVVDSLPEFGPDTVMVLLNYIFFKAKWKHPFDRYQTRKQENFSRDQRTALRIPMMRQKEMHRFLYDQEASCTVLQIEYSGTALLLLVLPDPGKMQQVEAALQPETLRRWSQRFLPSLLDLHLPRFSISASYNLEEILPLIGLSNMFDMEADLSGIMGQLNRTVSRVSHKAAVDMNEKGTEASAASGLLSQPVPLNMTSAPHGHAHFNRPFLLLLWEVYTQSLLFLGKVVNPAAV